Proteins found in one Enterococcus sp. 9D6_DIV0238 genomic segment:
- a CDS encoding Crp/Fnr family transcriptional regulator: MDSHVLQEYLDDHAFRIVVKKRKNYLTYEGLQDRYAYVLKSGIIKTSVISPDGREFNLRYINSLEIVSLLRDEYSQFIDAPFNIRVESEQAELYQIDRVQFWKDINKSKDLQMYVKDYYRVRLMYSMKKMQQMLMNGKFGAVCTQIYELYDTFGVETAEGLLIDFVVTNEEIAHFCGITSASSVNRMMQQLRELGAIKIQDRKILITDLEILKDHIIL, translated from the coding sequence ATGGACAGTCATGTGTTACAAGAATATTTAGATGATCACGCATTTCGAATCGTTGTGAAAAAACGGAAAAATTACCTCACATACGAAGGATTGCAAGATCGCTATGCTTACGTGCTGAAAAGCGGTATTATCAAAACCAGTGTCATCTCACCGGACGGCCGTGAGTTTAATTTAAGATACATTAATAGCTTGGAAATCGTTTCGCTGTTACGAGATGAATATTCACAGTTTATCGATGCGCCGTTCAATATACGTGTAGAATCAGAGCAGGCGGAGTTGTACCAAATCGATCGGGTACAGTTTTGGAAGGATATCAATAAAAGTAAAGACCTGCAGATGTACGTGAAAGATTATTATCGTGTGCGTTTGATGTATTCGATGAAAAAAATGCAGCAGATGCTGATGAATGGAAAATTTGGTGCAGTCTGTACACAGATTTATGAGTTGTATGATACGTTTGGTGTGGAAACAGCTGAAGGCTTGTTGATCGATTTTGTGGTTACAAATGAAGAAATCGCTCATTTTTGTGGAATTACATCCGCTAGCAGTGTGAATCGCATGATGCAGCAGTTAAGAGAATTAGGAGCGATCAAGATACAGGATCGGAAGATTTTGATCACGGATTTGGAGATTTTGAAGGATCATATTATTTTGTGA
- a CDS encoding MFS transporter, which translates to MSEQVKEKLFNKGFISITLINFIVYLVYYLLMVIIAVIAQDTLHATLGQAGLASGIYIIGTLIARLFMGKTLELIGRKAVLRYGALFYLLTTIAYLYIPNIGILYLVRLLNGFGYGAVSTATNAIVTAYIPKSRHGEGINYYGLSTSLAAAIGPFIGMVLLNTMNFYSIILFSIILILLTTIACFIFPVKNIQLTPEHRASLSRWNLDSFIEKKVLFISSIAFLMGLSYSSVLSFLSSYAKAIDLVSASSFFFVVYALVITATRPLSGRIFDARGENAVMYPSFIFLTAGLLFLSITTSSWMLFVAGGLIGLGYGTFMSNGQAICLKASPNSHRIGIALSTYFIGLDLGLGVGPYILGELRSFLTFQEMYFAAAMIPVACTILYALFYRSKAVDYTMNPIEKLEEQ; encoded by the coding sequence ATGTCGGAACAGGTAAAGGAAAAATTATTTAACAAAGGATTTATCAGTATCACCTTGATCAATTTCATCGTTTATTTAGTTTACTATTTATTGATGGTGATCATTGCAGTTATCGCACAAGATACTTTGCATGCTACATTGGGACAAGCAGGTCTCGCATCCGGGATTTATATTATTGGAACGTTGATCGCTCGACTATTTATGGGGAAAACTTTAGAATTGATCGGTAGAAAAGCAGTATTACGCTATGGCGCTTTATTTTATCTTCTAACGACCATCGCTTACTTATATATTCCAAATATAGGGATCCTTTATCTGGTTCGCCTACTCAATGGTTTTGGCTATGGCGCTGTTTCTACAGCGACGAACGCGATCGTTACGGCTTATATTCCTAAATCCAGACATGGAGAAGGCATCAATTATTACGGTTTAAGCACAAGTTTAGCCGCTGCTATCGGGCCATTTATCGGGATGGTTTTGCTAAATACGATGAACTTCTATTCCATCATTCTATTTTCAATCATTCTGATTTTACTGACTACGATCGCCTGTTTTATTTTCCCAGTAAAAAATATTCAGTTGACGCCAGAGCATCGGGCAAGTTTATCACGTTGGAACTTAGATAGTTTTATTGAAAAAAAGGTACTGTTTATTTCATCTATTGCTTTTCTGATGGGCTTATCCTACTCCAGTGTCCTTTCTTTTCTTTCCTCTTATGCAAAAGCGATCGATCTTGTGAGTGCCAGTTCTTTCTTTTTCGTTGTCTATGCCTTAGTGATTACTGCCACCCGCCCCTTATCCGGACGAATCTTTGATGCTCGTGGAGAAAATGCTGTAATGTATCCTAGCTTTATTTTCTTAACAGCAGGTCTACTCTTTTTGAGTATTACTACCAGCAGCTGGATGCTTTTTGTTGCTGGAGGATTGATCGGTCTAGGTTACGGGACATTCATGTCTAATGGTCAAGCGATTTGTTTAAAAGCCAGCCCAAATAGCCATCGAATCGGCATTGCTTTATCAACTTATTTTATTGGCTTGGATCTAGGGTTGGGTGTTGGTCCTTATATTTTGGGAGAATTACGAAGCTTTTTAACATTTCAGGAAATGTATTTTGCAGCAGCGATGATTCCAGTTGCCTGTACGATCCTTTACGCACTTTTTTATCGCTCAAAGGCAGTTGACTACACGATGAACCCGATTGAAAAACTAGAAGAACAATAA
- a CDS encoding lipoate--protein ligase, protein MYYVVMSSHDIRRNLATEQYILNQEDFDEAVILFYIQKPCVIVGRNQNVRAEVDLSYAEANNITITRRLSGGGAVYDDLGNLSFSFVVNADHEAFGEFKRFTEPLIAALHEMGAVGAEISGRNDLLIDGKKFSGNAMYTKNKKMYSHGTLMFDVNLDEVSRVLTVSEKKLASKGTKSVRSRVTNLKPFLSKEYQTLTTEEFRDQLLVRLFKVDTLDAIKEHEYLLTQEDEAAIDQLVAEIYANDEWIFGEEPKFTIKREEKFKGGLIEANISVEKGRIAAITIYGDYFSQKDTKDIEVLLVGCEYKSGAIEQRLKPISINEYFNNITKAEFIQLLVD, encoded by the coding sequence ATGTATTATGTAGTTATGTCTTCACATGATATTCGTCGAAATCTAGCGACAGAGCAATACATATTGAACCAAGAAGACTTTGACGAAGCAGTGATTTTATTTTATATTCAAAAACCATGTGTGATTGTCGGCCGTAATCAAAATGTTCGAGCAGAAGTTGATTTATCATACGCTGAAGCAAATAATATTACGATCACACGTAGACTATCTGGTGGTGGTGCTGTGTATGACGATTTAGGTAATCTTAGTTTTAGCTTTGTTGTAAATGCAGATCATGAAGCATTTGGTGAATTTAAACGGTTTACAGAGCCCTTGATTGCTGCTTTACACGAAATGGGAGCTGTTGGAGCTGAAATCAGTGGACGCAATGACTTGTTGATCGATGGTAAGAAGTTTTCTGGGAACGCGATGTACACAAAAAATAAAAAGATGTATTCTCATGGAACGCTGATGTTTGATGTAAATCTTGATGAAGTTAGTCGTGTATTGACTGTATCTGAAAAGAAGCTTGCATCAAAAGGGACAAAATCTGTAAGAAGCCGTGTGACGAATCTCAAACCATTTTTATCTAAGGAATATCAAACACTTACTACAGAAGAGTTTCGTGATCAATTACTGGTGCGTCTATTCAAAGTAGATACCTTGGATGCAATCAAAGAGCATGAGTATTTATTGACACAAGAAGATGAAGCTGCAATTGATCAGCTTGTTGCAGAGATTTATGCAAATGACGAATGGATTTTTGGAGAGGAACCTAAATTTACGATCAAGCGAGAAGAAAAATTCAAGGGCGGCCTTATAGAAGCTAATATCTCTGTAGAAAAAGGACGTATAGCAGCTATCACAATTTATGGTGATTATTTTAGCCAAAAGGATACTAAGGATATAGAAGTGCTGTTGGTTGGTTGCGAATATAAGAGTGGCGCAATCGAGCAAAGACTAAAGCCGATTTCAATCAATGAGTATTTTAATAATATAACGAAAGCGGAATTTATCCAGCTCTTGGTAGATTAA
- a CDS encoding DJ-1/PfpI family protein encodes MKEILFVLLEEYADWEAASLAAVLNQLENFTVKTVSTAKRPVRSMGGFTTTPDYTLAEAEKINFEALILIGGKSWRTSAAEEVANLVKKAEQKETIIAAICDATVYAGTLGILNKVKHTSNQLPDLKAYTGRKYTGENHYLEVQAVRDKNIITANGTGHLEFAQEVLLALQAMPEAEIEQWYDFYKLGYYEAVKQV; translated from the coding sequence ATGAAAGAGATTTTATTCGTACTACTAGAGGAATATGCAGATTGGGAAGCAGCATCTTTAGCAGCGGTACTCAACCAATTGGAAAACTTTACGGTCAAAACGGTTTCTACTGCAAAACGGCCAGTCCGTTCGATGGGTGGTTTTACCACTACGCCAGATTACACGCTTGCTGAAGCGGAGAAAATCAATTTTGAAGCACTCATTTTAATTGGCGGCAAATCTTGGCGAACGAGTGCAGCGGAGGAAGTAGCTAATCTAGTGAAAAAGGCAGAGCAAAAAGAAACAATCATCGCTGCTATTTGTGATGCTACAGTTTATGCTGGAACATTAGGAATATTAAATAAAGTGAAGCATACAAGTAATCAATTACCGGATTTAAAAGCATATACTGGACGAAAATATACAGGTGAAAATCATTATCTTGAAGTTCAAGCGGTAAGAGATAAAAATATCATCACAGCAAATGGAACAGGTCATTTAGAATTTGCTCAAGAGGTCTTGCTCGCACTTCAAGCAATGCCAGAAGCAGAAATTGAGCAATGGTATGATTTTTATAAACTAGGCTACTATGAAGCGGTGAAACAAGTTTGA
- a CDS encoding MetQ/NlpA family ABC transporter substrate-binding protein: MKKKLWFSLLVVAGIAMVGCSGQKEKADTEKEDKIIKVASHIPSTVEVVELAGKNIEDGYKVELVQVNDNIQYNELLNAKEIDANFAQHEPFMQKFNEEKDGNLVVVQKIYNAKVGFYSKEYQDVADLPEGAKVALPSDVSNEGRALAILDDAGLIKLKDGVGFNGTIKDVVENPKKFEWVSVDLLNLAEAYNEKDIAMVYNYPTYIAKVGLTPKDAILLEEKVDERFAISLVARTDNQESDKIKALKKAMTSDEVKELLETKYSETLTPAF; encoded by the coding sequence ATGAAGAAAAAGTTATGGTTCAGTTTGTTAGTTGTTGCAGGAATAGCAATGGTTGGATGTAGTGGACAGAAGGAAAAAGCGGATACAGAAAAAGAAGATAAAATCATCAAAGTAGCATCACACATCCCTTCTACTGTTGAAGTGGTTGAATTAGCAGGGAAAAATATTGAAGATGGTTATAAGGTAGAATTGGTGCAAGTAAATGACAATATTCAATATAATGAGCTATTGAATGCCAAAGAAATCGATGCCAATTTTGCCCAGCATGAACCATTTATGCAGAAATTTAATGAAGAAAAAGACGGAAATCTAGTAGTTGTTCAAAAAATCTATAATGCGAAAGTTGGTTTTTACTCTAAAGAATATCAAGATGTTGCTGATTTGCCGGAAGGAGCTAAAGTTGCTTTACCAAGTGATGTGTCCAACGAAGGTCGCGCATTAGCAATTTTGGATGATGCCGGTTTGATCAAATTGAAGGATGGTGTTGGGTTCAATGGAACGATCAAAGATGTCGTAGAAAATCCTAAAAAGTTTGAATGGGTTTCAGTTGATTTATTGAATTTAGCAGAAGCCTATAATGAAAAAGATATCGCCATGGTTTATAATTACCCAACATATATTGCTAAGGTCGGTTTAACACCAAAAGATGCGATTTTGTTAGAGGAAAAAGTCGACGAGCGTTTTGCGATCAGTTTAGTTGCACGTACAGATAATCAAGAATCAGATAAAATCAAAGCGTTGAAAAAGGCAATGACAAGTGACGAAGTCAAAGAGTTGTTAGAAACTAAATATAGTGAGACATTGACACCGGCATTTTAG
- a CDS encoding methionine ABC transporter permease: MMTEYLEKISYYLPELSKALSESGVMLVISIAAAIIVGLPLGTSVYLVKQQPTSSNRVVGTFLNGYINIVRSFPFLLFVVALIPVTRFVLGTAFGTYAAAFPLSFVAVAIYARLVEQVLLDVPRDILELAQALGSTRFQLIFRFLYVEARSGLVLALTSVVISMVSYSTVMGVIGGGGIGDFALRYGYQRYEYAVMYTAIVIMIVFVSLIQISGSWVAKRINKK, encoded by the coding sequence ATGATGACAGAATATTTAGAGAAAATCAGCTACTATCTTCCTGAATTGTCAAAAGCATTATCAGAGAGCGGAGTCATGCTTGTGATTTCCATTGCCGCAGCAATTATTGTAGGTTTGCCATTAGGGACGTCTGTTTATTTAGTGAAACAACAGCCAACGAGCTCGAATCGAGTTGTTGGGACATTCTTAAATGGTTATATCAATATTGTTCGTTCATTTCCATTTTTATTATTTGTTGTAGCGTTGATTCCTGTGACGCGCTTCGTGTTAGGAACAGCTTTTGGAACTTATGCGGCAGCTTTTCCTTTAAGTTTTGTAGCGGTAGCGATTTATGCAAGATTAGTGGAACAAGTGCTGCTGGACGTGCCTAGGGATATTTTAGAGCTAGCTCAGGCATTAGGTAGTACCAGATTTCAGTTGATTTTCCGTTTTTTATACGTAGAAGCGCGCTCAGGTTTAGTTTTGGCTTTGACCTCAGTTGTGATCAGCATGGTTTCCTATTCTACAGTGATGGGTGTGATCGGCGGCGGCGGAATTGGTGATTTCGCTTTGAGATATGGGTATCAGCGTTATGAATACGCTGTGATGTATACAGCGATCGTTATAATGATCGTATTTGTTAGCTTGATTCAAATTAGCGGCAGTTGGGTCGCGAAAAGAATAAATAAAAAATAA
- a CDS encoding methionine ABC transporter ATP-binding protein has translation MITFERVSKNYHHKNMVIPALKDITLKINDHEIFGVIGESGSGKSTLLRMINTLELPDQGEIKIAGQDIVILSEAGKRKSRKKVGMIFQQFNLLYNQTVKENVSLPLRLNKTYDAHKIQKVLEFVGLEDKINHYPKQLSGGEKQRVGIARALITDPEILLCDEPTSALDGQNASDIMELLREINQTFGTTMVVVSHELNLIKYLCDRVAILDKGQMQEIITLPKKEQQLTFENYYERIRESLI, from the coding sequence ATGATAACATTTGAACGTGTATCAAAAAATTATCATCATAAAAATATGGTGATACCTGCTTTAAAAGATATTACTCTAAAGATCAATGATCATGAAATATTCGGTGTAATTGGCGAAAGCGGTTCGGGGAAATCAACGTTACTGCGGATGATCAACACATTAGAACTACCTGATCAAGGGGAAATAAAGATCGCTGGTCAAGATATCGTGATACTGAGTGAAGCGGGAAAACGAAAAAGCCGTAAGAAAGTTGGAATGATTTTTCAGCAGTTCAATTTACTCTACAATCAAACGGTCAAGGAAAATGTGAGCTTGCCTTTACGATTAAATAAGACGTATGACGCACATAAAATTCAGAAAGTTCTTGAATTTGTTGGTTTGGAAGATAAAATAAACCATTATCCGAAACAACTAAGTGGTGGTGAAAAGCAACGTGTTGGTATCGCGCGTGCGCTGATCACTGATCCGGAGATTCTGCTTTGTGATGAACCGACTTCTGCTTTAGATGGTCAAAATGCTTCTGACATTATGGAACTGCTAAGAGAAATCAATCAAACATTCGGGACAACGATGGTCGTTGTCAGTCATGAATTAAATTTGATCAAGTATCTATGTGACCGAGTGGCTATATTGGATAAAGGGCAAATGCAGGAGATAATCACTCTGCCAAAAAAAGAGCAGCAGCTAACCTTTGAAAACTATTATGAACGTATTCGGGAGAGTTTGATATGA
- a CDS encoding KxYKxGKxW signal peptide domain-containing protein produces MKSNKNFRKDDLSPESNTKKIYKMYKRKKQWVVAPVVLGLLLNALSPVAVLAVSDAEQTDAIAAQARAVDNELLELIEQATTNINALVSLTPEAKATYVADVQKSDTKEKVEEELLKAYREDIAEAVKVVDALYVSKIDGLTSLSTVQKEAAKNAISTALALDSLKSTFNAIADSTTYSTFKEAFDKQLAKNKEAADILVKENVELNAALADLPKYKAEQKNVISSLSQLQEIEKQNFYTEIDKAEDKGAIDGIVTGAKAENEARLATAVTTKVTELKVETAKLALLNPSKQTELDAKIDAAAAESGDAALAKLNALTSEIEKAIADATANDQSAKLNAAKSELKAEIANEKKTNQQITDADVSAFNSRIDSAKTLEAVAVVKADWLSFVAAASIKGKELAEAKSAATSLIGGLMTIDATLKANYLKDVELAQTSEEVAAIVTSAQAEERKAVEKNAAELKAIKDQAIKEINALTNLTKVEKKAKTDAVEATDDKAEIAELVKTAKEADAAKALTAEKEAAKVKVNTLGYLSDAAKASAKTAIDAATDSAAITALLNKAIYDDYKAGVANAEVELEEAKTIAKEAINKLENLTVAQRDAALKDIAKATNKDAVTNVLDLAKTMDQENADANEEAKILEKTKSDAKAEIDALTYLTQEMKNGYKAEVTNAKDAAAVAEVLNRANTENTNLETEKTEFENAKKELVDQINNSAELTAEDKKSLISEAIDCKTKAEVADLTIKVKQLIADRAVENANEASAKATIKAQIDLLDELSAAQKLAYKNRVDALEKKADMVAVYNEAKAENNRVADKATVNNITKLIASGSFVEAQKEINKLRTDSIRKEYQAKLDESIALATAKAEANKQIDALENLSAEEKIAAKEKVSKLTTKSAVEKAVAELVKADNLAHDKDLIDIVTLQIKAKEFEAAAKTIERIRDAETKAKLQKQLEDAQKVAPTIKGTGHVSKIGWQKTVDMNEIIGTTGRKLALEAVKINLADVDMPEGAKKLEGGIEYRAHVRNIGWQKYVSNGAIAGTTGKSLQMEAIQIKLTGELAEKYNVEYRAHVKDIGWQKYVSNGTIAGTTGKSLRMEAVQIRLVEKK; encoded by the coding sequence ATGAAGAGCAACAAAAATTTCAGAAAAGACGATTTAAGTCCTGAAAGCAACACAAAAAAAATCTACAAGATGTACAAGAGAAAAAAACAATGGGTAGTAGCACCAGTCGTATTAGGATTGTTACTTAATGCATTGAGTCCAGTTGCAGTTTTGGCTGTGTCTGATGCAGAACAAACAGATGCTATAGCAGCGCAAGCAAGAGCTGTAGATAATGAGCTTTTAGAGCTGATTGAACAAGCAACGACAAATATCAATGCATTAGTTTCATTGACACCAGAAGCAAAAGCAACATATGTGGCAGATGTGCAGAAATCAGATACAAAAGAAAAAGTTGAAGAAGAGTTATTAAAGGCATATAGAGAAGATATTGCAGAAGCTGTAAAAGTCGTAGATGCTCTGTATGTTAGTAAAATCGATGGTTTAACCTCGTTATCAACAGTTCAAAAAGAAGCTGCTAAAAATGCTATTAGTACAGCATTAGCACTTGACTCATTAAAAAGTACTTTCAATGCAATTGCTGATTCGACAACATATAGTACCTTTAAAGAAGCATTTGATAAACAGCTAGCTAAAAATAAAGAAGCAGCTGATATTTTAGTAAAAGAAAATGTCGAGCTGAATGCTGCACTTGCAGATCTTCCAAAATATAAAGCAGAGCAAAAGAATGTGATCAGCAGCTTGAGCCAATTACAAGAAATTGAAAAACAAAATTTTTATACAGAGATTGATAAGGCTGAAGATAAGGGTGCGATCGATGGGATCGTAACTGGCGCAAAAGCTGAAAATGAAGCAAGATTAGCAACTGCAGTGACAACTAAGGTTACAGAATTAAAAGTAGAAACAGCGAAATTAGCCTTGTTGAATCCGTCAAAACAAACAGAACTTGATGCGAAAATCGATGCTGCAGCAGCAGAATCGGGTGATGCAGCATTAGCAAAATTAAATGCTCTAACTAGCGAGATCGAAAAAGCAATAGCAGATGCTACAGCGAATGATCAATCAGCAAAATTAAATGCAGCAAAATCTGAACTTAAAGCTGAAATTGCCAATGAGAAAAAAACAAATCAGCAAATTACTGATGCAGATGTAAGTGCATTTAATAGCAGAATCGATTCTGCCAAAACACTTGAGGCTGTTGCAGTAGTAAAAGCAGACTGGCTATCATTTGTTGCTGCAGCTTCAATCAAAGGAAAAGAGCTTGCAGAAGCTAAAAGTGCAGCGACTTCATTGATTGGAGGACTAATGACGATCGATGCAACTTTAAAAGCGAACTATCTAAAAGATGTAGAATTAGCTCAAACATCGGAAGAAGTTGCTGCTATCGTTACCTCAGCACAAGCCGAAGAACGTAAAGCTGTAGAAAAGAATGCAGCTGAATTAAAAGCCATCAAAGATCAAGCTATCAAAGAAATCAATGCACTTACTAACTTAACAAAAGTTGAGAAGAAGGCGAAGACAGATGCTGTAGAAGCAACAGATGACAAAGCAGAAATTGCTGAGTTAGTGAAAACAGCTAAAGAAGCAGACGCGGCTAAAGCATTGACTGCAGAAAAAGAGGCTGCAAAAGTAAAAGTAAATACGTTAGGTTATCTGTCTGACGCAGCTAAAGCTAGCGCCAAAACAGCTATTGATGCAGCGACAGATTCAGCAGCGATCACAGCATTATTGAATAAAGCCATTTACGACGATTATAAAGCAGGCGTTGCTAATGCAGAGGTTGAATTAGAAGAAGCTAAAACGATAGCTAAAGAGGCAATCAATAAATTGGAAAACTTAACAGTAGCACAAAGAGATGCTGCACTTAAAGATATTGCTAAAGCAACAAATAAAGATGCAGTGACAAATGTATTAGATTTAGCGAAAACAATGGACCAAGAGAACGCAGATGCTAACGAAGAGGCTAAAATTCTTGAAAAAACAAAATCAGATGCAAAAGCAGAAATTGATGCGTTGACTTATTTAACACAAGAAATGAAAAATGGCTACAAAGCAGAAGTAACAAATGCTAAAGATGCAGCTGCTGTTGCTGAGGTATTGAATAGAGCAAATACTGAAAATACTAATCTGGAAACAGAAAAAACAGAATTTGAAAATGCAAAAAAAGAGCTAGTGGATCAAATCAATAACTCAGCAGAACTAACAGCTGAAGATAAAAAATCCTTGATCTCCGAAGCAATTGACTGTAAAACAAAAGCTGAAGTAGCTGATCTTACAATAAAAGTGAAGCAATTGATTGCTGATCGTGCAGTAGAAAATGCTAACGAGGCATCAGCTAAAGCAACTATTAAAGCTCAGATCGATTTATTAGATGAATTGTCTGCTGCTCAGAAGTTAGCATATAAAAACCGTGTAGATGCGCTTGAGAAAAAAGCAGATATGGTTGCTGTTTACAACGAAGCTAAAGCTGAAAATAATAGAGTAGCTGATAAAGCAACAGTTAATAATATCACCAAATTGATTGCGTCTGGTTCTTTTGTGGAAGCACAAAAAGAGATCAACAAATTAAGAACAGACAGCATTCGTAAAGAATATCAAGCAAAATTAGACGAAAGTATTGCCTTAGCAACAGCGAAAGCTGAAGCAAACAAGCAAATCGATGCTTTAGAAAACTTAAGTGCAGAAGAGAAGATTGCAGCTAAAGAAAAGGTTTCTAAACTGACAACAAAATCAGCAGTAGAAAAAGCTGTAGCTGAACTAGTCAAAGCAGACAATCTTGCACATGACAAAGATTTGATCGATATTGTTACACTTCAAATCAAAGCAAAGGAATTTGAAGCAGCGGCAAAAACGATTGAAAGAATCCGTGATGCGGAAACAAAAGCTAAGCTACAAAAGCAATTAGAAGATGCACAAAAAGTAGCACCAACTATCAAAGGGACTGGTCATGTAAGCAAGATTGGTTGGCAAAAGACAGTTGATATGAATGAAATCATTGGGACAACTGGTAGAAAGCTTGCGCTTGAGGCAGTAAAAATCAACTTGGCAGACGTTGATATGCCTGAGGGTGCGAAGAAGCTTGAAGGTGGCATCGAATACCGTGCTCATGTTCGTAATATCGGCTGGCAAAAATATGTTTCAAACGGAGCAATAGCTGGAACAACAGGAAAGTCATTACAAATGGAAGCTATCCAAATCAAATTAACAGGCGAATTAGCTGAGAAATATAATGTTGAGTATCGTGCTCATGTGAAAGATATCGGCTGGCAAAAATATGTTTCAAATGGAACAATAGCTGGAACAACAGGAAAATCACTACGAATGGAAGCTGTCCAAATCCGTTTAGTAGAGAAAAAATAG
- a CDS encoding rhodanese-like domain-containing protein, translating into MKRISNKELKELIQLTTNQPISIIDVREEEEFTEDHIGIAKNFPLSTLPETMAEINREQPHYVICQHGVRSEHACSFLENYGYNVISVSEGMSVWNGETSV; encoded by the coding sequence ATGAAGAGAATATCTAATAAAGAATTAAAGGAATTGATCCAACTTACAACAAATCAGCCGATATCAATTATCGATGTCCGTGAGGAAGAAGAATTTACAGAAGATCATATCGGGATCGCCAAAAATTTTCCGCTGTCAACATTACCAGAAACAATGGCTGAAATCAATCGAGAACAACCACATTATGTTATTTGTCAGCATGGTGTCCGTTCAGAGCATGCTTGTTCATTTCTTGAAAATTATGGATATAATGTTATTTCAGTGTCAGAAGGTATGTCTGTTTGGAATGGAGAAACAAGCGTATAA
- a CDS encoding GNAT family N-acetyltransferase: protein MIIREILEKDDKAIEQIIKETLESFDLAIEGTAYFDRELSHLSHYYARQPHAAYWVAEKDGKILGGCGIAPFNIDARICELQKLYLIPEAQGQGIAKALMKTALSYAKEYYDHCYLETMIKMDKANGLYRSFGFQKLDKPLGGSVHSIMDVWYMKKLQEESNEENI, encoded by the coding sequence ATGATCATCAGAGAAATTCTAGAAAAAGACGACAAAGCAATCGAACAAATCATAAAAGAAACACTTGAATCTTTTGACCTAGCTATTGAGGGAACGGCATACTTTGATCGTGAACTAAGCCATTTAAGTCACTATTATGCGCGTCAGCCGCATGCTGCTTATTGGGTAGCCGAAAAAGATGGAAAAATATTGGGCGGCTGTGGTATCGCTCCTTTTAACATTGATGCGAGGATCTGTGAGCTTCAAAAGCTTTATTTGATACCAGAAGCTCAAGGGCAGGGGATCGCGAAAGCATTGATGAAAACAGCATTGAGTTATGCAAAAGAATATTATGATCACTGTTATCTAGAAACCATGATAAAAATGGATAAGGCGAATGGATTATATCGTTCATTTGGGTTCCAGAAACTAGACAAACCATTAGGTGGTTCTGTTCATAGTATTATGGATGTTTGGTATATGAAAAAACTGCAGGAGGAATCTAATGAAGAGAATATCTAA